From one Caldithrix abyssi DSM 13497 genomic stretch:
- a CDS encoding S8 family serine peptidase yields the protein MLQRMILFLFLFLFCLSVQAGFHAAQFPQTADGNLLAWVVFKDKGGQNTALYKPGELLRQRAIDRRLLRRPNRPLVDYSDLPVYPPYLDEVRSRVQKIRVVSRWLNAVSVEATAQSLEDLQALDFVLKVDPVRQAKPIDKEKIEVRPETLAPKIQAEIDTLFYGYSFNQLDLIGVPFLHEKGLHGEGVVIGMLDDGVNLLNYHVAFDSLNVLATRDFIHGDDDVTDSEFKAFEGWHGTMTLSTIAGYVPTRLIGPAYRAQFLLAKTEVDQSETPVEEDYWVAGIEWLEQNGADIVSSSLGYIDWYSPADMDGETAKTTIAADLAVEKGVIVFNSAGNEGDNPDVNTLIAPADGKKVLAIAAVDRFGLRASFSSVGPTADGRIKPDLAAMGLYVYVASKSHADQFVYASGTSFSCPLAAGGAALLLQAYPQTTPELMARALKETASQAAFPDKFLGWGVINLEKAYYFLDTTSVVYPPMQGEHLAVYPARPNPASEIVKIPFQVTYPSFVEVRLFDIRGRKVLSFGTKFRGANRIHYETLQGDDLKNLASGVYVYLVLSRELGTGAIFRKSGKLVVLH from the coding sequence ATGTTGCAAAGAATGATTCTATTTTTATTTCTGTTTTTATTTTGCCTTTCTGTACAGGCCGGCTTCCATGCCGCTCAATTTCCGCAAACCGCCGACGGCAATCTGTTGGCCTGGGTCGTTTTTAAAGATAAGGGCGGCCAAAATACGGCGCTTTACAAACCCGGCGAACTGCTCCGTCAGCGGGCGATTGATCGGCGTCTGTTGCGGCGTCCCAACCGACCGCTGGTAGATTATAGCGACCTGCCTGTTTATCCCCCATATCTTGATGAAGTGCGCTCGCGCGTACAAAAGATACGCGTGGTTTCCAGATGGTTAAACGCCGTGAGCGTTGAGGCGACGGCCCAAAGTTTAGAAGATTTGCAGGCGCTGGATTTTGTGTTGAAAGTTGATCCTGTGCGGCAGGCAAAACCGATCGACAAAGAAAAAATCGAAGTGCGCCCTGAAACGCTGGCCCCTAAAATTCAGGCAGAAATTGACACGCTATTTTACGGTTACTCCTTTAATCAATTAGATTTAATCGGCGTGCCTTTTTTGCATGAAAAAGGGCTGCATGGCGAGGGCGTGGTCATTGGCATGCTGGACGACGGGGTTAATCTTTTAAACTACCACGTGGCTTTTGACAGTTTAAATGTTCTGGCCACGCGCGATTTTATTCACGGCGACGACGATGTGACGGACAGCGAATTTAAAGCGTTTGAAGGCTGGCACGGCACGATGACGCTTTCTACCATTGCCGGTTATGTGCCAACCAGGTTGATCGGTCCGGCCTACCGCGCGCAGTTTTTGCTGGCCAAAACGGAAGTGGATCAAAGCGAAACGCCGGTGGAAGAGGATTACTGGGTGGCGGGCATCGAATGGCTGGAACAGAACGGGGCGGATATTGTCAGCAGCTCGCTGGGCTATATTGACTGGTACAGCCCTGCCGACATGGATGGCGAAACGGCTAAAACAACGATTGCCGCCGACCTGGCGGTAGAAAAAGGGGTGATCGTCTTCAATTCCGCCGGCAACGAAGGCGACAATCCGGACGTAAACACCTTAATTGCTCCGGCCGACGGCAAAAAGGTGCTGGCCATTGCAGCGGTTGACCGCTTTGGGCTGCGCGCCTCTTTTTCATCGGTGGGGCCCACGGCAGACGGCAGAATAAAACCGGACCTGGCAGCCATGGGGCTTTATGTTTACGTGGCCTCTAAAAGCCATGCCGATCAGTTTGTGTACGCCAGCGGCACTTCGTTTTCCTGTCCGCTGGCTGCCGGGGGCGCGGCGTTGCTATTGCAGGCCTATCCGCAAACCACGCCGGAGTTAATGGCCAGAGCCTTAAAAGAAACCGCCTCGCAGGCCGCCTTTCCGGATAAGTTTTTGGGTTGGGGCGTTATCAATCTGGAAAAGGCTTATTATTTTCTGGACACGACCTCCGTGGTTTATCCGCCCATGCAGGGAGAACACCTGGCCGTTTATCCGGCCAGGCCCAATCCGGCCAGTGAAATTGTAAAAATTCCGTTCCAGGTCACCTACCCCAGTTTTGTAGAGGTGCGTTTGTTTGACATAAGGGGCAGAAAGGTGCTGTCGTTTGGCACCAAATTCCGGGGAGCCAACCGCATCCACTATGAGACTTTGCAAGGCGATGATTTAAAAAACCTGGCTTCGGGCGTTTATGTGTATTTAGTGCTGTCCCGGGAGCTGGGCACGGGCGCCATTTTTCGCAAAAGCGGCAAGCTGGTAGTTTTGCATTAA
- a CDS encoding TPM domain-containing protein produces MDPAKFLSKEEQQQIIRAIQEAEKETSGEIRLHIESRCKDDPLERAKAIFQKLKMHQTALRNGVIVYLAADDRKFAIWGDKGINEKVPENFWEDVKEAMAELFKQNRFAEGLEKGISMIGDKLKEYFPYQSDDVNELSDDISFGD; encoded by the coding sequence ATGGACCCAGCAAAATTTTTATCTAAAGAAGAACAGCAGCAAATAATTCGAGCCATTCAGGAGGCGGAAAAAGAAACCAGCGGCGAAATTCGCCTGCACATCGAATCCAGATGCAAGGACGATCCACTGGAAAGAGCGAAAGCCATCTTCCAGAAATTAAAAATGCACCAGACAGCCCTGCGCAATGGGGTTATTGTTTATCTGGCCGCTGACGATCGCAAATTTGCCATCTGGGGCGATAAGGGCATTAACGAAAAGGTGCCGGAAAATTTCTGGGAAGACGTTAAAGAAGCCATGGCGGAACTCTTTAAACAAAATCGCTTTGCCGAGGGGCTGGAAAAGGGCATCTCCATGATCGGCGATAAACTGAAAGAGTATTTCCCCTATCAGAGCGACGATGTGAACGAACTTTCTGATGATATTTCGTTCGGCGATTAG
- a CDS encoding LexA family protein — protein sequence MNNQNATFVMKQSSSNAHQFYEIPVIGEVHLSEEDRRLLSKFTLGELLQNFQQENRDSVVVRALDNALAGEGIFKGDLLTVDLQSRPRSGDIAAVQFGSKLFIRKIFFNKNYIRLETAEETPSPVIIDENTPGVSVLGRVTMVVREL from the coding sequence ATGAATAACCAGAATGCAACGTTTGTCATGAAACAGAGCAGCAGCAACGCACACCAGTTTTACGAAATTCCGGTGATCGGCGAGGTCCATCTGTCAGAAGAGGATCGCCGTCTGTTGAGTAAATTCACCCTGGGCGAACTGCTTCAGAATTTTCAACAGGAAAATCGCGATTCGGTGGTGGTGCGCGCGCTGGATAACGCGCTGGCCGGAGAGGGCATTTTTAAAGGCGATCTTTTAACCGTGGATTTGCAAAGCCGTCCGCGATCCGGCGATATTGCGGCGGTTCAATTCGGGAGCAAACTTTTTATTCGAAAAATCTTCTTTAACAAAAACTACATCCGGCTGGAAACCGCTGAAGAAACTCCTTCTCCCGTTATCATCGACGAAAATACCCCGGGCGTAAGCGTGCTGGGCAGGGTGACCATGGTCGTGCGCGAACTTTAA
- a CDS encoding LemA family protein — translation MKRGCLIGLIVALVVVVIFALSMFVTVKNYYNSFIALEENVNQAWAQVENVYQRRADLIPNLVEVVKGYASHERETLQAVVEARSKVGGQINIGPEVLNNPQAFARFQQAQDALSSALQRLMVVVERYPNLKADQRFADLQAQLEGTENRIAVERRRFNEAVQAYNTAIRKFPANIIASMFGFQPKVYFKAQVGADKVPEVKF, via the coding sequence ATGAAACGAGGATGCTTGATTGGGTTGATCGTGGCCCTGGTGGTGGTGGTCATCTTTGCGCTTTCCATGTTTGTTACGGTTAAAAACTATTACAATAGCTTTATCGCCCTTGAGGAAAATGTCAATCAGGCCTGGGCGCAGGTGGAAAACGTTTACCAGCGTCGAGCCGATTTAATCCCCAATCTGGTGGAAGTGGTTAAGGGCTACGCCAGCCACGAACGCGAGACTCTGCAAGCGGTTGTGGAAGCACGCTCTAAAGTGGGCGGTCAAATCAATATCGGGCCGGAGGTTCTGAACAATCCGCAGGCCTTTGCGCGCTTCCAGCAGGCGCAGGACGCCCTGTCATCCGCTTTGCAACGTTTGATGGTGGTGGTTGAACGCTACCCGAACCTGAAAGCCGACCAGCGTTTTGCCGACCTGCAGGCGCAGCTGGAAGGCACTGAAAACCGCATTGCCGTGGAGCGCCGCCGTTTTAACGAAGCGGTGCAGGCCTACAACACGGCCATTCGCAAGTTCCCGGCCAACATCATTGCCAGTATGTTCGGTTTTCAGCCCAAGGTTTACTTTAAAGCGCAGGTCGGCGCCGATAAAGTTCCAGAAGTTAAATTTTAA
- the pgeF gene encoding peptidoglycan editing factor PgeF, whose protein sequence is MQIQPVLKKFALLNQYPSLIHAFSTRKGGVSDPPFHYLNLGLSTADDPERVKANRRLFFEALNIKEDRLVFPQQVHSANIQIVKKAGVVAECDALITDTPNLFLTVQTADCFPVFVYDPQNKVTAVIHSGWRGTAQNIVGKTIRAMRETFRCAPQNILVGIGPGVQKSCYQIDEKTAQYFDKQFLSPDGPGHFKLDLLEAIVLQLTEQGVLLEHIERDATCTHCATDEYFSYRRDGNYSGRMMGVIGMVK, encoded by the coding sequence TTGCAGATTCAACCCGTGCTTAAAAAATTCGCTTTATTAAACCAGTATCCGTCGTTGATCCACGCTTTCTCCACGCGCAAAGGCGGCGTGAGCGATCCGCCTTTTCATTATCTGAACTTAGGGCTTTCCACAGCGGATGATCCCGAACGCGTAAAGGCGAACCGAAGGCTTTTTTTTGAAGCGCTAAACATCAAAGAAGATAGACTGGTTTTCCCTCAACAGGTGCATTCCGCCAATATTCAAATTGTTAAAAAAGCCGGCGTGGTTGCGGAGTGCGACGCGTTAATTACCGACACGCCCAACCTGTTTCTTACCGTTCAAACGGCAGATTGTTTTCCTGTTTTTGTTTATGATCCTCAAAATAAAGTGACGGCGGTTATCCATTCGGGCTGGCGCGGCACGGCGCAAAACATTGTCGGTAAAACCATCCGCGCCATGCGCGAGACGTTTCGCTGCGCGCCGCAGAATATCCTGGTAGGAATCGGCCCCGGCGTGCAAAAATCTTGTTACCAGATCGACGAAAAAACCGCGCAATACTTTGACAAACAGTTCCTGAGCCCCGACGGCCCGGGACATTTTAAGCTGGATTTACTTGAGGCGATTGTCCTTCAACTGACAGAGCAGGGCGTTCTTCTTGAACATATTGAACGGGATGCAACCTGCACGCATTGCGCAACAGACGAATATTTTTCATACCGCAGAGATGGAAACTACAGCGGCAGAATGATGGGCGTGATCGGGATGGTGAAATAA
- a CDS encoding IS4 family transposase → MQIYGKIFSEPILKRINAIIARQPQISRRKLSREVCELMDWKSPNGKFQEMSCRKALLELDRRGLIKLPERKKSYAFEKKKKRKLDVPIASIEGHLSVLGEIVIEPIKSRYSKDSRAWFQLIENFHYLKSAKLCGAQIRYIVKSEKYGYIGALGFSSATYKLRARDAYIGWSEKARRENIQYVISNDRFLIVPTVKVKNLASFLLSKALQRIGTDWESRYGYRPVLVESYVDSSVFKGIGYLASNWLYVGNTSGRRDGIAKKVFLYPLQRNWRKILCQESADGLGQGRLIKDSSNWAEREFGSIRLYDNRLKQRLYAIADDFYNKPQANIPEACGGKARTMGAYRFFQNEKVTMDIILDAHTEATIDRIKEHKVVLAPQDTTILDYSTHPMTKDLGPTSHLDHQSIGLILHDTLAFSEDGTPLGVLDAQVWARDPKDRGKTRRRKELPIEQKESMKWLRSYRRVNEIAKLCPETLIVSVGDREADIYELFHEAQRKDSKAGLLVRVGKRRNRKVAGIDLWDYMSSQEERGQFQIHVPRRGNIRAREAKMSLRYSSIDLEPPKRFSSSKPIKVWAVYIREVDPPADIKSPIEWMLLTTVSVENFTDAYQRVQWYTRRWGIEIYHRTLKSGCRIKDRQLGSADRLETALAVDMVVAWRIYHMTMLGREIPDSPASVFFKEEEWKALYCYVHKTPIAPEEPMSLREAIRMVGQIGGHLGRKSDGEPGTVTLWRGIQRLDTATEMYIIFTSSRDGP, encoded by the coding sequence ATGCAAATATATGGGAAAATTTTTAGCGAACCAATATTAAAACGTATTAATGCGATCATTGCCCGGCAGCCGCAGATATCTCGTAGGAAATTATCACGAGAGGTATGCGAACTGATGGACTGGAAATCTCCCAATGGGAAATTCCAGGAGATGAGCTGCCGTAAAGCCTTATTAGAGCTGGATCGGCGCGGTTTAATCAAATTACCAGAACGAAAAAAAAGCTATGCTTTTGAAAAAAAGAAAAAGCGTAAGCTTGATGTTCCAATCGCCTCCATTGAAGGCCATTTATCGGTTTTAGGCGAAATTGTAATCGAGCCGATCAAAAGCCGCTACAGCAAGGATTCGCGCGCATGGTTTCAGTTAATAGAGAATTTCCATTACCTTAAAAGCGCAAAACTTTGTGGCGCTCAGATTCGCTATATTGTAAAAAGCGAGAAGTATGGCTATATTGGCGCTTTAGGCTTTAGTTCAGCGACTTATAAATTACGAGCCAGGGATGCCTATATTGGCTGGAGCGAAAAGGCGCGAAGGGAGAATATCCAGTATGTGATCAGTAATGATCGTTTTTTGATCGTACCTACGGTTAAGGTCAAGAATCTGGCTTCATTTCTGTTGAGTAAAGCCTTGCAGCGTATTGGAACCGATTGGGAGAGTCGTTATGGTTATCGCCCGGTTTTGGTGGAAAGTTATGTGGATTCTAGTGTTTTCAAAGGCATCGGTTACCTGGCTTCCAACTGGCTTTATGTAGGAAATACCAGCGGTCGTCGTGACGGTATCGCCAAAAAGGTATTTCTTTATCCATTGCAAAGGAACTGGCGAAAGATTTTGTGTCAGGAGAGTGCGGACGGTTTAGGCCAAGGACGATTAATCAAAGACTCATCGAATTGGGCGGAGCGGGAATTTGGCAGCATTCGCTTATATGACAATCGTCTCAAACAGCGTTTGTACGCCATAGCGGATGACTTTTACAACAAGCCGCAGGCCAACATACCGGAGGCCTGTGGTGGTAAGGCGCGCACGATGGGCGCCTATCGATTTTTTCAAAACGAGAAGGTAACCATGGATATTATTTTAGATGCACATACCGAGGCGACGATAGATCGCATAAAAGAACACAAGGTGGTTTTAGCGCCTCAGGACACGACCATTTTAGACTACAGCACGCATCCCATGACCAAAGACTTGGGGCCGACAAGCCATTTAGATCACCAGAGCATTGGCTTGATTTTACATGATACATTGGCCTTTAGTGAGGATGGCACGCCGTTAGGCGTATTGGATGCCCAGGTATGGGCTCGTGATCCGAAGGATCGAGGCAAGACGCGTCGTCGTAAGGAATTACCCATTGAGCAAAAAGAGAGTATGAAATGGTTACGTAGTTATCGCCGGGTCAACGAGATCGCTAAGTTATGTCCGGAGACGCTTATCGTAAGCGTGGGCGATCGAGAGGCGGATATCTACGAATTATTTCATGAGGCTCAAAGGAAAGATAGCAAGGCAGGACTTTTGGTACGCGTGGGCAAGCGCCGCAATCGCAAAGTGGCCGGAATTGATCTGTGGGATTACATGTCCAGTCAAGAAGAGCGCGGTCAATTTCAAATTCATGTTCCTCGTAGGGGCAATATCAGGGCTCGTGAGGCCAAGATGTCCTTGCGTTATTCGTCGATAGACTTAGAACCGCCGAAACGATTTTCGTCCTCTAAGCCCATTAAGGTGTGGGCTGTTTATATCCGAGAGGTCGATCCGCCAGCTGATATTAAGAGTCCAATAGAGTGGATGTTATTGACCACGGTGTCGGTAGAGAATTTTACTGATGCCTATCAACGAGTGCAGTGGTACACTCGTCGTTGGGGTATCGAGATATATCATCGAACGCTCAAGAGCGGCTGCCGCATAAAAGATCGTCAATTAGGCAGTGCGGATCGTTTAGAGACGGCCTTAGCCGTGGATATGGTTGTAGCCTGGCGCATTTATCATATGACCATGTTAGGTCGTGAAATACCGGATTCGCCGGCGAGCGTATTTTTCAAAGAAGAGGAATGGAAAGCGTTGTATTGCTATGTGCATAAGACGCCCATAGCGCCGGAGGAGCCGATGAGTTTACGAGAAGCCATCCGTATGGTAGGTCAGATCGGAGGCCATTTAGGCAGAAAGAGTGATGGCGAGCCTGGCACAGTAACGCTCTGGCGAGGAATACAGCGATTGGATACGGCAACCGAGATGTATATTATTTTTACTTCAAGCCGAGACGGCCCATAA
- the lexA gene encoding transcriptional repressor LexA yields the protein MKSLTVRQKQLLELIAKHIEEKGYPPSYQELAKKMNIRSKYAVLKHIDALVQKGYLEKDSLARGLRIIAPHYQVQPSPNVEIPLIGQVAAGFPILSEQNVERYVPVPRALIKEEGRYFAVKVQGDSMVGAGIYENDLLVVNSTNRAKNRDIVVALVGDEVTVKRLITRRGHHYLKAENPDYPDIHPKQEWSIQGKVVGLIREIH from the coding sequence ATGAAATCCCTGACAGTCAGACAAAAACAACTTCTGGAACTCATCGCCAAACATATTGAAGAAAAGGGGTATCCGCCAAGTTATCAGGAGCTGGCGAAAAAGATGAATATTCGATCTAAGTATGCCGTCTTAAAACACATCGACGCCCTGGTGCAAAAAGGTTATCTGGAAAAAGATTCGCTGGCCAGAGGGTTGCGCATTATTGCCCCGCACTATCAGGTTCAACCTTCTCCGAACGTTGAAATCCCCTTGATCGGACAGGTAGCGGCCGGTTTCCCCATTCTCTCCGAGCAAAATGTAGAACGTTACGTGCCGGTGCCGCGCGCGCTGATTAAAGAAGAAGGACGCTACTTTGCCGTTAAAGTACAGGGCGATAGCATGGTTGGCGCCGGCATTTACGAAAACGATTTGCTGGTGGTCAATTCCACCAATCGCGCCAAAAATCGCGATATTGTGGTGGCGCTGGTAGGCGATGAAGTGACGGTAAAACGACTGATTACGCGACGGGGACACCATTACCTGAAAGCAGAAAACCCAGACTATCCGGATATTCATCCCAAACAAGAGTGGTCCATCCAGGGCAAGGTGGTCGGATTAATCCGTGAAATTCATTGA
- a CDS encoding TPM domain-containing protein, protein MKTTIKFWLISFLFALFLNAQQLPERPTSWVNDYAGVLSEQQKAQLNAALSDLEKRTSNQIFIAIFKKLPENSYLEDFTNRLFEKWRPGLPDKDNGLLITIFIEDRKARIEVGYGLEDVVTDAQARQVLDNMMIPYFKKGDYFSGLASGLNVLIPAVEGKYQIPITAKSSKKDKEGGSFSDLIIAFIVFAFISRMLFRRRGVTLGSRRSGSWFGPIFWGGFGGGGSSGGFGGFSGGGGFGGGFGGLSGGGGASGSW, encoded by the coding sequence ATGAAAACAACGATTAAATTTTGGCTAATCAGTTTTTTATTTGCGCTGTTTTTAAATGCGCAGCAACTGCCGGAACGTCCGACCTCCTGGGTGAACGACTACGCCGGCGTTCTCAGCGAACAGCAAAAAGCGCAGCTCAATGCGGCGCTGAGCGATCTGGAAAAGAGAACCTCGAACCAGATATTCATCGCCATCTTCAAAAAACTACCAGAAAACAGCTATCTGGAAGATTTTACCAATCGTCTGTTTGAAAAATGGCGGCCGGGCCTGCCGGACAAGGACAACGGCCTGTTAATCACCATTTTCATCGAAGATCGCAAGGCGCGCATCGAAGTGGGCTACGGCCTGGAAGATGTGGTCACCGACGCCCAGGCGCGGCAGGTTCTGGACAACATGATGATCCCTTATTTTAAAAAAGGCGATTATTTCAGCGGCCTGGCGTCCGGTTTAAATGTCTTGATTCCCGCGGTTGAAGGCAAGTATCAAATCCCCATTACCGCCAAATCTTCTAAAAAAGACAAAGAGGGCGGAAGTTTTAGCGATCTGATTATTGCCTTTATTGTGTTTGCCTTTATCAGCCGCATGCTGTTCCGCAGACGTGGCGTGACCCTTGGCTCAAGACGTTCCGGAAGCTGGTTTGGCCCCATTTTCTGGGGCGGTTTTGGCGGAGGCGGCAGCAGTGGCGGCTTTGGCGGATTTTCCGGAGGAGGCGGATTTGGTGGCGGATTTGGAGGCCTTTCCGGCGGAGGCGGCGCCAGCGGCAGCTGGTAA
- a CDS encoding penicillin-binding protein activator: MRRIINVFIVLIALSVSVFAQQASQQEWKIFQQGIQDYKTGEYEKARKNFALVISRLGYKSRLLTANYLMLAKTLYKLKDYEGSIEICKKFLKEFPQSQYVDDVQFVLANNYFRLGRVQTAAQLWLKLSEKSADKRLRKKAFELAKNALRYLLDAQSLAYLEQQASGNYQKKFIQYIKAERFYEERNPQAAIQTLEVYRSLPGSFAALDEMANNLYDFLKSKQTNKIRIAALLPLSGLNQDVGRAILDGAQLAMAEFNHIHQVNVQLIPFDYQGKLELALQKMKEISNDPSIAAVFGPLENDVTAACAVVADYENITLISPTASGKYLRRISNNVVQLAVPVDIMASKLARFVVDSLRMRRIVTLSPIDDYFVDFTNTFTQYLKDNFIEIPIQRWYYPNESDLTDHFKAIKRVGLKLAFQDSIMQADSTIQFSQIDSLYRIYSKEKREKLLHSMNRVKIDSADIPVQSIDGVLLPIYQEDISKIASQYAYWNIQAQIIGNGAWYDTEALNKNKTYVNGLLFISDRFLNDESWDYRNFINKFRTSFHRTPEEFEFLGYDNFSFVLNAIAVSEDRPARDNFLNMLTGAPDFEGILRRFHVGEKRYNNAVRILKYVYGQLLPLN, translated from the coding sequence ATGCGACGAATCATTAATGTTTTTATTGTACTTATTGCGCTTTCGGTTTCAGTTTTTGCACAACAAGCCAGCCAACAGGAATGGAAAATCTTTCAGCAGGGCATCCAGGACTATAAAACGGGCGAATATGAAAAAGCTCGCAAAAACTTTGCTCTGGTGATTTCACGTCTGGGATATAAAAGCCGTCTTTTAACCGCCAATTATTTAATGCTTGCCAAAACGCTGTATAAATTAAAAGACTATGAAGGATCGATTGAAATTTGTAAAAAGTTTTTAAAGGAATTTCCACAAAGCCAATATGTGGATGACGTTCAATTTGTACTGGCCAATAACTACTTTCGTCTGGGGCGCGTTCAGACGGCGGCGCAGCTCTGGCTTAAACTATCCGAAAAATCTGCGGATAAACGCCTGCGTAAAAAAGCCTTTGAGCTGGCCAAAAACGCCTTGCGCTATTTGCTGGACGCCCAGAGTTTGGCCTATCTGGAACAGCAGGCGAGCGGCAATTACCAGAAAAAATTCATTCAATATATCAAGGCCGAACGTTTTTACGAAGAACGGAATCCGCAGGCTGCCATTCAGACGCTGGAAGTCTATCGTTCGTTGCCGGGTAGCTTTGCCGCCCTCGACGAGATGGCCAACAATCTCTACGATTTCTTAAAAAGTAAGCAAACCAATAAAATCAGAATTGCCGCCTTATTACCTTTAAGCGGGCTTAATCAGGACGTGGGACGCGCCATCCTGGACGGCGCTCAACTGGCCATGGCTGAGTTCAACCATATTCACCAGGTAAATGTTCAGCTTATCCCTTTTGATTACCAGGGCAAACTGGAACTGGCCCTACAAAAGATGAAGGAGATCAGCAACGATCCCTCTATCGCAGCCGTTTTTGGTCCGCTGGAAAATGATGTTACGGCGGCCTGCGCCGTGGTGGCGGACTATGAAAATATTACGCTGATCTCGCCCACCGCATCCGGAAAATATTTACGGCGCATCTCTAATAACGTGGTGCAACTGGCCGTTCCGGTGGATATCATGGCCAGTAAACTGGCGCGTTTTGTGGTGGATTCTTTAAGAATGCGACGCATTGTGACCCTCTCGCCCATTGACGATTATTTTGTCGATTTTACCAATACGTTTACGCAATATTTAAAAGACAACTTTATCGAAATTCCCATTCAACGCTGGTACTATCCCAATGAATCCGATTTGACCGATCATTTTAAGGCGATCAAACGCGTGGGCCTAAAACTCGCCTTTCAAGACTCCATCATGCAGGCCGATTCCACCATTCAATTTTCGCAAATCGATTCGCTGTATCGAATCTATTCTAAAGAAAAAAGAGAAAAACTGTTACATTCGATGAACCGCGTTAAAATCGACTCGGCCGATATTCCGGTTCAAAGCATCGACGGCGTTCTTTTGCCCATTTATCAGGAAGATATTTCTAAAATTGCCTCTCAATACGCCTACTGGAATATTCAGGCTCAAATCATTGGCAATGGCGCCTGGTACGATACCGAGGCGCTCAACAAAAACAAGACTTACGTCAACGGCCTTTTATTTATCAGCGACCGCTTTTTAAATGACGAAAGCTGGGATTACCGCAACTTTATCAATAAGTTCCGCACCTCGTTTCACCGTACGCCGGAAGAGTTCGAGTTTTTAGGATACGACAATTTCAGTTTTGTGCTTAATGCCATTGCCGTTTCGGAAGATCGCCCGGCAAGAGACAACTTTTTGAATATGCTGACAGGCGCTCCGGATTTTGAAGGCATTTTGCGACGCTTTCATGTCGGCGAAAAACGCTACAACAACGCGGTAAGAATTTTGAAGTACGTTTACGGCCAGCTGCTGCCTTTAAATTAA
- a CDS encoding GNAT family N-acetyltransferase: MVYEYIGYAGSVLIAVSLMMKNIYHLRRVNLIGATTFALYGFLVKAYPVVLLNGFIALVDLYYLIRMNREQDSFRLQPLSKQLSIYFDRFLEFHWSEIKKFFPECNPKDFEGAERYLILRNMVPVGLVVLERQDAETIFIKLDYAIPDYRDYKNGRFMVQALSRKFKEEGVKKMVAQSTVASHRKYLKKIGFKQTAEGRFEYWLT, from the coding sequence GTGGTTTACGAGTACATCGGATATGCGGGCTCTGTTTTAATTGCCGTTTCGTTAATGATGAAAAACATCTATCATTTGCGACGCGTAAATCTGATTGGAGCCACCACATTTGCTTTGTACGGATTTCTGGTAAAAGCTTACCCGGTGGTGTTGCTGAACGGCTTTATTGCCCTGGTGGACCTTTATTACTTAATAAGAATGAATCGAGAACAGGATTCCTTTCGCCTGCAGCCGCTGTCCAAACAACTGTCCATTTATTTTGATCGTTTTCTTGAGTTCCACTGGTCGGAGATCAAAAAGTTTTTTCCGGAATGCAATCCAAAGGATTTTGAAGGCGCCGAACGCTACCTGATTTTGCGCAATATGGTGCCGGTGGGGCTGGTAGTCCTGGAGCGGCAGGATGCGGAAACCATTTTCATTAAACTGGATTACGCCATTCCGGATTATCGCGATTACAAAAACGGGCGATTTATGGTTCAGGCCCTGTCGCGCAAATTTAAAGAAGAAGGCGTTAAAAAGATGGTCGCTCAGTCAACCGTGGCCAGTCATCGCAAATATTTAAAAAAGATCGGTTTTAAACAGACGGCGGAAGGTCGTTTCGAATATTGGCTCACTTAG